The Sphingobacterium lactis sequence GAAGACGGCCAATGCCCAAGCTGTGGCAATCACTATCCAACCGGAGTCATTGCCCTTGGTCCCTTTCAGGACGACGTTGGCAACAACGCCGCCCCCCAGTAATATCATTACGGCAGTGCCGATCAATTCTGCAATAAATGCTGTCATAAGTGGTTTATTTTAGGTTGCTTATCTTAATTCTCTTTAAGGGTTTTGTGACCAATATTTTACGGCATTGATGGCACGGTTCCATTCTGCCAGATTCTTGGTCAATTTATTGGATTTATCTGCATCAATGCGTTTATCTTCTTTCCAAATGGCTTCCAATTCTGCGGTATTCTCCCAAAAACCGACAGCCAAACCTGCTAAGAAAGCAGCGCCCATGGCGGTGGTTTCTGTGATTTCCGGCTTGACAACGGTAGACTTCAGGATATCTGCCTGAAATTGCAGGAGGAATTTATTTTCCGTAGCCCCGCCGTCCACACGCAGTTCCTTGATCTTCGTCTGTGAATCTGCTTCCATCGCTTTCAGGATGTCGTGGGTCTGATAGGCGATACTTTCCAAGGCTGCACGGGCAATATGGGCGTCTGTTGTCCCCCTGGATATCCCGAAAATGGTACCGCGTGCATTTGGATCCCAATGCGGCGCCCCAAGACCCGCAAATGCAGGGACCAGGTAAACTCCGTCAGTATTCTCTACACTGGTTGCAAGTTTCTCAATATCGCTGGATTTCTTGATGATCTTTAATTCATCGCGCAACCATTGCACAACAGCTCCTCCGATGAAAATACTGCCCTCCAGGGCATAGATGACTTCCTTGCCGATCTTCCAGGCAATCGTCGTTACCAGTTTATTCTCTGATTTGACAGGCTTCGTGCCAACATTCATCAACAGGAAACAACCTGTTCCGTAGGTATTTTTCGCCATACCTTTTTTCAGGCACATTTGTCCAAATAGTGCGGCCTGCTGGTCGCCTGCAATACCGGCAATAGGTATGGACTTCGACCCCAATTCCTTGGAGGTCTCGCCATAGATCTCCGAAGAGCTCTTAACTTCCGGAAGGATGGATGCTGGAATATCAAAAAGCTCCAACAAGTCTTTATCCCAACCGAGGTCCTTAATGTTATATAGCATGGTGCGGGAAGCGTTCGTCACGTCAGTCACGTGCTGCTCACCATTGGTGAGGTTCCATATCAACCACGAATCTATGGTGCCAAAGGCCAATTCGTTGCGCTCCGCCATTTTGCGGGCGCCTTTGACATTATCCAGGATCCACTTGATCTTGGTAGCGGAGAAGTAAGAATCGATCAATAAACCGGTTTTCTCCTGCACGGTTTCCAGGTGTCCCTCTTTTATCAACTGGGCACAGTAATCCGCTGTCCGACGGTCCTGCCAAACAATGGCATTGTAGATGGGTTCGCCCGTCCGGCGATTCCAGATGACAGTAGTCTCCCGTTGGTTGGTAATACCGATACCTTTGATAGCATCCAATTTGGTTTTATGTTTCGCCAATGCTTCCGTAAAGACGGCAAGCTGCGTTGACCAGATCTCCCGAGGGTCATGTTCAACCCACCCCGATTTTGGGTAGATCTGTTGAAATTCTTTCTGTGCGATATTGACAATTTCGCCAGCCTTATTGAAAAGGATGGCGCGTGAGCTTGTTGTACCTTGATCTAAAGCAACAATATATTCCTTCATTCTCTATTTGTTTATATTGGTTTGAATTACAACAGATAACGATCTGCTAATTCATTGAATTGATTAACTTCGTTTTGTGCCCATTCTGATGATTTGCCCAATTCCTGAGCCATCAATGATGCAACTTTTGGTGCAGCTTGTTTTGCAGCTTTCGCATCCAAGAGGAGCAGCCGACAGCGTCTTGCCAGAAAATCTTCTACCTTGCGGATCATCTCATAGCGACATGCCCAAACTACCTCGGCAGCATTGTATTCATAGCCTTCCACCAAATGCTCACGAAGGCTCTCATTCTCCTGGATAAGCTGTTGGATCGCTTGATAATCCTTGCCGTATAAGTTCCAATGTTCATGGTAGACATCAGGCGTTGAACCATGGATAGCCAAGTGTTTGGTTCGACAAGGGACTTCCTTCAGTTTTCCTACAGAAATGGCCATATTAACCGTTTCTTCGGCCATCTTACGGTAGGTTGTCCATTTCCCACCGGTGATCGTAATCAATCCCGATGCACTGTGGATGAGTTTATGGTCGCGTGAAATCTCTTTTGTGCTTTCCTCATTGTCCTTGGGAGCAGCTAAAGGCCGTAATCCTGCATAGATACTTAGGATATCTTCCCTTTTTGGTGCCGGATTCAGGTAATTATCTGCTGTAGTAAGGATAAAGTTGATTTCATCCTCCATGGGCCTTGGCTCTATTTCATGTTCGTTAATTGGAATATCGGTTGTACCTAACAGCACTTTCCCATGCCATGGCACGCCAAACAATACTCGTCCATCACTTGTTTCTGGAATCATTAAGGCATCATGGCCATCGAGGAACTTCTGATCGATAACGATGTGGGAGCCTTGACTTGGTCGAACCAGGTTCTTGTGATTTGGCGTATCCAATTTTAAGATATCATCCACAAAGATTCCTGTGGCATTGATAACCGTTTTAGCTTGAATGGTATAGGTCTGTCCAGTTTCTGTGTCCCTTACGGTAACACCATTGATTTTTCCGTCTGCATTTTTATGGAAATCGCTTGCTTCCATATAGTTCAGCACAGTGGCTCCATGCTCTACTGCTGTCTGACCCAGGTTCACGGCAAGGCGCGCATCATCAAACTGTCCATCATAATACAAAATCCCACCCTTCAGTCCATTTTGTTTAATATGGGGCAACTTTTCTACGACCTCTTTCTTGGATAATAGGACTGATTTGCCTATCCTAAGGCTTCCGGCCAACCAATCATAAAGTTTGAGTCCAACGAGGTATTTTAACTTGTCAAAAGTAGAGTAGAGGGGAATAACGAAAGATTGTGCAGAGGAGACGTGAGGTGCATTTTTAAAGATTAACCCTCTTTCGCGTAGCGCACCGATCACCAATTTAATATCGCCATTGGCGAGATAGCGGACTCCACCGTGCACCAATTTGGTACTTTTGCTACTGGTGCCTTTAGCAAAATCATATTTTTCAACCAATAAGACCTTAAACCCGCGGCTGGCAGCATCCACTGCCGTTCCCAAGCCTGTCGCGCCACCACCAATGATGACCATATCCCAAACCTGGGAGAGGGTCAATTGTTCCAATTGGTCTTTCCTATTTATTTCAATTAACATTTTTTATTGTTTTATATCCTTAAATGTAAGAAATTTCAGGGGGATTAATCAAGGCGTTACCAATTCTTTACCGTAAATTAATATGAAAAGAAAAATTAGCAATAGTTATAGCGAAGGCGGTTTTCGCAGGCAGAAAGATTAGTTTTGGAATTTTTATTTCCATAAAGGAGATATCAATGAGCTTTCAAAAGCTTTTATTACCTTTTTCCTAACTACCATATTTACGTCCTTATTTGGGCATAAATGGGAAATTTGCTATCCTAATAAGAGAGTGTCAATTAAAATGTAAGGTCAGCTTCGGTGGTTAATATCCTATTAGGATTAGCAGTTGAGGTGGGGATATTGGCTTTTACTTCATTTCCGTAATAATTTACTTACGCAAACGGTTGTTTAAACCTTTTATAATATTTTTAAATTTATATGGCATAAATTAGTAAAGATTTGACCGATTACAATAAGTCAAAACGCGTAACTTTTTATAGAATTGTAAAACTAAATCTGATAATACAATTTATAGGAAGATAATTTGTGTTTTAGGAGTTTCAAGTACATTAAGAATGATGGCAGGACTTTTAAAGCATGCATTTGTCATATCCAAATGAATCTTATCCATTATGAAAGAAACAAATAATACTTCTAGGCGCGATTTCATTAAGAAATCGTTGATCGGGGCGGCAGCATTTACCATTGTTCCTCGTTTTGTTCTTGGAAAAGGGTACTTGGCGCCAAGTGATCACCTGACTAAAGGTGTAATTGGTGTTGGTTCCATGGGGCGTGGACATTTCAACTATGCCGGTACGAAAACCGTTGCTATCTGTGATGTCGATACGCGACATTTGGCCATTGCCCAAAAAGCACTTGGTGGTGGGGTAAAGGAGCACCATGATTTCCGTGACTTGATTAATAATCCAGAAGTTGATATTGTACATATTGCTACACCGCCACACTGGCACGGATTGATGGCTGTAGAAGCTGCCCGTTCAGGAAAAGATATTTGGTGTGAAAAACCAATGACCAGAACGATCGGTGAAGGTAAAAAAGTAAAAGAAGCTGTAAAACAGCACGGTAATATTTTCAGATTGAATACGTGGTTCCGTTTTGATGCCAATTTCTACGGCATGAATGTACCGGTTAAGAAAATCAAGAAATTGGTCGATACAGGGATGTTGGGCTGGCCGCTTAAAGTGACCAT is a genomic window containing:
- the glpK gene encoding glycerol kinase GlpK, translating into MKEYIVALDQGTTSSRAILFNKAGEIVNIAQKEFQQIYPKSGWVEHDPREIWSTQLAVFTEALAKHKTKLDAIKGIGITNQRETTVIWNRRTGEPIYNAIVWQDRRTADYCAQLIKEGHLETVQEKTGLLIDSYFSATKIKWILDNVKGARKMAERNELAFGTIDSWLIWNLTNGEQHVTDVTNASRTMLYNIKDLGWDKDLLELFDIPASILPEVKSSSEIYGETSKELGSKSIPIAGIAGDQQAALFGQMCLKKGMAKNTYGTGCFLLMNVGTKPVKSENKLVTTIAWKIGKEVIYALEGSIFIGGAVVQWLRDELKIIKKSSDIEKLATSVENTDGVYLVPAFAGLGAPHWDPNARGTIFGISRGTTDAHIARAALESIAYQTHDILKAMEADSQTKIKELRVDGGATENKFLLQFQADILKSTVVKPEITETTAMGAAFLAGLAVGFWENTAELEAIWKEDKRIDADKSNKLTKNLAEWNRAINAVKYWSQNP
- a CDS encoding glycerol-3-phosphate dehydrogenase/oxidase, with translation MLIEINRKDQLEQLTLSQVWDMVIIGGGATGLGTAVDAASRGFKVLLVEKYDFAKGTSSKSTKLVHGGVRYLANGDIKLVIGALRERGLIFKNAPHVSSAQSFVIPLYSTFDKLKYLVGLKLYDWLAGSLRIGKSVLLSKKEVVEKLPHIKQNGLKGGILYYDGQFDDARLAVNLGQTAVEHGATVLNYMEASDFHKNADGKINGVTVRDTETGQTYTIQAKTVINATGIFVDDILKLDTPNHKNLVRPSQGSHIVIDQKFLDGHDALMIPETSDGRVLFGVPWHGKVLLGTTDIPINEHEIEPRPMEDEINFILTTADNYLNPAPKREDILSIYAGLRPLAAPKDNEESTKEISRDHKLIHSASGLITITGGKWTTYRKMAEETVNMAISVGKLKEVPCRTKHLAIHGSTPDVYHEHWNLYGKDYQAIQQLIQENESLREHLVEGYEYNAAEVVWACRYEMIRKVEDFLARRCRLLLLDAKAAKQAAPKVASLMAQELGKSSEWAQNEVNQFNELADRYLL